One segment of Spiroplasma cantharicola DNA contains the following:
- a CDS encoding glycoside hydrolase family 32 protein — protein sequence MKWEKYSLINENHLNLFQKYHNKKIKNWYNNQFHLAGFSGSTNDPNGLVFYKDQYFIFMQNCPFSIQHYNKSWALYTTKDFINYVYEGLTLIPSTDYDKNGVFSGSARVNKNGEMEIYYTGNVKFNDLERTSYTLKALIDLKEKVVSKELLFECDLKKYTGHFRDPVVFEKDNKLFMLNGAQTLENKGVLNVYEFQDEEWKWSKDILIDENDEQNSYMVECPNYFNIENKEYIFACLEQETSLAEGSHFVKYREVKVDNKANFKFKSKLKKIDLGFDFYAPQIFSNTENRIIMLGWLGNSKSNPFPKELKTWSNHLTVPRQLTLKNDLLYQMPVKELEKLRLNKIDLKNNIFNYQNGIVEIISQKVANENFEIIIKSKKKNIIIKNENNIFSIDRSLMDYNDELNLPSKINFDNLKIDSIRILIDRSCLEIFINEGEHAISLRFFIKNHNQIETNLKNLKVFQLDSNKYVWNNIIFKNELKEK from the coding sequence ATGAAATGAGAAAAATATAGTTTAATTAATGAAAATCACCTAAACTTATTTCAAAAATATCATAATAAAAAAATAAAGAATTGATATAATAATCAATTTCACTTGGCAGGTTTTTCTGGTTCAACAAATGATCCAAATGGTTTAGTATTTTATAAAGATCAATACTTTATTTTTATGCAAAATTGTCCTTTTAGTATTCAACATTATAATAAGTCTTGAGCTTTGTATACTACAAAAGATTTTATTAATTATGTTTATGAAGGTTTAACGTTAATTCCTTCAACTGATTATGATAAAAATGGAGTCTTTTCTGGAAGCGCTAGAGTTAATAAAAATGGTGAAATGGAAATTTATTATACAGGTAATGTTAAGTTCAATGATTTAGAAAGAACTAGTTATACTTTAAAAGCATTAATTGATTTAAAAGAAAAAGTTGTATCTAAAGAATTGTTATTTGAATGTGATTTAAAAAAATATACTGGTCACTTTAGAGATCCAGTAGTTTTTGAAAAAGATAATAAACTCTTTATGTTAAATGGTGCACAAACTTTGGAAAACAAAGGAGTACTAAACGTTTATGAGTTCCAAGATGAAGAATGAAAATGAAGCAAAGATATTTTAATAGATGAAAATGATGAGCAAAATTCCTATATGGTTGAGTGCCCAAATTATTTTAATATAGAGAATAAGGAATATATCTTTGCATGTTTAGAACAAGAAACTTCTTTAGCAGAAGGAAGTCATTTTGTTAAATATAGAGAAGTAAAAGTTGATAATAAAGCTAATTTTAAATTTAAATCAAAATTAAAAAAAATTGATTTAGGATTTGATTTTTATGCACCTCAGATATTTTCAAATACTGAAAATAGAATTATTATGTTAGGTTGATTGGGAAATTCAAAATCAAATCCTTTTCCAAAGGAATTAAAAACTTGAAGTAATCATTTAACTGTACCTAGACAATTAACTTTAAAAAATGACTTATTATATCAAATGCCAGTTAAAGAGTTAGAAAAATTAAGATTAAATAAAATCGATTTAAAAAATAATATTTTTAATTATCAAAATGGAATTGTAGAAATTATTTCACAAAAAGTTGCAAATGAAAATTTTGAAATTATAATTAAAAGTAAGAAAAAAAATATTATCATCAAAAATGAAAATAATATTTTTTCAATTGATAGAAGCTTAATGGATTACAATGATGAATTAAATTTGCCATCAAAAATAAATTTTGATAATTTAAAAATTGATTCAATAAGAATTTTAATAGATAGAAGTTGTTTAGAAATATTTATTAATGAGGGAGAGCATGCAATTTCCTTAAGATTTTTTATTAAAAATCATAATCAAATAGAAACTAATTTAAAAAATTTAAAAGTATTTCAACTGGATTCAAATAAATATGTTTGAAATAATATTATTTTTAAAAATGAATTAAAGGAAAAATAA
- a CDS encoding PTS transporter subunit EIIC, which produces MKKVNYAQEAEKFINAVGGRANIESYLHCVTRLRFNVIDKSKVNIGEIKSSPIAKGTNWTQNQLQIILGTGVVEATYSEVQKILEVNSKLDELDSISKSDSYEEFKLKAKANKEALRNSGGKFAWIQMSMKTLGDIFLPIIPAIVAAGLAMGFAALIKNLIPYDPESDSLLWIIVDIVTKTAFSSLAVLVCWSTVKRFGGNPVLGIIIGLMLINPLLPDKGLIAAYNAQSNFEANGGKQEEWIAAGLKWLDTPVTAKMVWIIPITGYQGSVLPALVVGIGVAYLEKFIKTWMPKSVNIIFTPFLTILIALLAALFILGPILLLVEQGVLIGTKSILAIPFGFGTGIVAGLLQAIVITGCHQVLQGLEMQLVIDGSIPQGVNAEVTGSIFNAIWTASIISQGGAAMAVALKTKSKQEKNLGMSSAVSTMFGITEPAIFGVNLPKIKPFIYASIGGFIGGFFAGLLNVTCPGMGVTVIPGLLLYSGDWVKLILIILVNIISFGSAFALVIFFYWEAGRKISQKQIDKQATKIVNKQIEIKNIQQNKDTKNYQLLINKAEKKLLSMKTKEKKLKEDKIKYEKYIEELKQIKQKEKEESKNNKLEKIKLKEEKKLKNKGV; this is translated from the coding sequence ATGAAAAAAGTTAATTATGCACAAGAAGCAGAAAAATTTATTAATGCTGTTGGGGGAAGAGCAAACATTGAATCTTATTTACATTGTGTAACAAGATTGCGCTTTAATGTAATTGATAAATCAAAAGTCAATATTGGTGAAATAAAATCTTCACCAATTGCAAAAGGTACAAATTGAACTCAAAATCAATTGCAGATTATTTTAGGAACTGGTGTTGTTGAAGCAACATATAGTGAAGTGCAAAAAATTTTGGAAGTTAATTCTAAATTGGATGAATTAGATAGCATATCAAAAAGTGATTCTTATGAAGAATTTAAACTTAAAGCAAAAGCAAATAAAGAAGCTTTAAGAAATAGTGGTGGAAAATTTGCGTGAATACAAATGAGCATGAAGACTTTGGGAGATATATTCTTACCAATTATTCCTGCAATTGTAGCTGCAGGTTTGGCAATGGGTTTTGCTGCTTTAATTAAAAATTTAATTCCATATGATCCTGAATCAGATTCATTATTATGAATAATAGTAGATATTGTAACTAAAACTGCTTTTAGTTCATTAGCCGTATTAGTTTGTTGGTCAACTGTTAAAAGATTTGGTGGAAATCCTGTTTTGGGTATTATTATTGGATTAATGTTAATTAATCCATTATTGCCTGACAAGGGATTAATTGCAGCTTATAATGCTCAAAGTAATTTTGAAGCTAATGGTGGAAAGCAAGAAGAGTGAATTGCAGCTGGTTTAAAATGATTGGATACTCCAGTTACTGCTAAAATGGTTTGAATAATTCCAATTACAGGTTATCAAGGTTCTGTTTTACCAGCTTTAGTAGTTGGAATTGGTGTGGCTTATCTTGAAAAGTTTATAAAAACATGAATGCCTAAATCTGTAAATATTATTTTTACACCATTTCTAACAATTTTAATTGCATTGTTGGCAGCTTTATTTATATTAGGACCAATTTTATTATTAGTAGAACAAGGTGTATTAATAGGAACCAAATCTATTTTAGCAATACCATTTGGATTTGGTACAGGAATAGTTGCAGGTTTACTACAAGCAATTGTTATAACAGGTTGTCATCAAGTTTTACAAGGTTTAGAAATGCAATTAGTAATTGATGGAAGCATTCCTCAAGGAGTTAATGCAGAAGTAACTGGTTCAATATTTAATGCTATTTGAACTGCATCAATTATTTCACAAGGTGGAGCTGCAATGGCAGTGGCGCTTAAAACAAAATCAAAACAAGAAAAAAATTTGGGTATGTCATCTGCAGTATCAACAATGTTTGGTATAACAGAGCCTGCAATTTTTGGAGTTAATTTACCTAAAATAAAACCATTCATTTATGCTTCAATTGGTGGATTTATTGGGGGATTCTTTGCAGGATTATTAAATGTAACATGTCCTGGAATGGGTGTAACTGTAATTCCTGGATTATTATTATATTCAGGAGATTGAGTTAAATTAATATTAATTATTTTAGTAAATATTATTTCATTTGGTTCTGCATTCGCTTTAGTTATATTTTTCTATTGAGAAGCAGGAAGAAAAATTTCTCAAAAGCAAATTGATAAGCAAGCAACAAAAATTGTTAATAAACAAATTGAAATTAAAAATATACAACAAAATAAAGATACAAAAAATTATCAATTATTAATTAACAAAGCTGAGAAAAAATTGTTAAGTATGAAAACAAAAGAGAAAAAACTAAAAGAAGATAAAATTAAATATGAAAAATATATTGAAGAATTAAAACAAATAAAACAAAAAGAAAAAGAAGAATCAAAAAATAATAAACTTGAAAAAATAAAACTGAAAGAAGAAAAAAAATTAAAAAATAAGGGAGTATAA
- a CDS encoding GntR family transcriptional regulator: MNKKWEVIFDYLMYLIRENKVLPGEILPSQNMLKTKFGYSEQPIRIAFNKLIELQIVKSINGKGFVVQDKISNNLLFSFRELFPGSKNKYYDLVEITCNKQLSKMTGFQEGKKLLYFKCLRKTNTDEIILYQESYILRDKFKSITIEKLNESGLMLWIENNSNSIISHSSKEISFVNESDNNDLLNNFKDKDSFNFILDLGKVYDIFGEMLEFRKSWYDPKYFKWNFIEWRK; encoded by the coding sequence ATGAATAAAAAATGAGAAGTTATATTCGATTATTTAATGTATTTAATTAGAGAAAATAAAGTTCTTCCTGGAGAAATTTTACCTAGTCAAAATATGTTAAAAACTAAATTTGGTTATTCAGAACAGCCAATAAGAATAGCTTTTAATAAACTAATTGAATTGCAAATTGTTAAGTCAATTAATGGAAAGGGTTTTGTTGTTCAAGATAAAATATCTAATAATTTATTATTTAGTTTTAGAGAACTTTTCCCAGGCTCAAAAAATAAATATTATGACTTAGTTGAAATTACTTGCAATAAGCAATTATCTAAAATGACAGGATTCCAAGAAGGCAAAAAATTATTGTATTTTAAATGTCTAAGAAAAACAAATACAGATGAAATAATTTTGTATCAGGAAAGTTATATATTAAGAGATAAATTCAAAAGTATAACAATTGAAAAATTAAACGAAAGTGGTTTAATGCTTTGAATTGAAAATAATTCTAATTCAATTATAAGTCACTCTTCTAAGGAAATATCTTTTGTTAATGAAAGTGATAATAATGATCTATTAAATAATTTTAAAGATAAAGATTCATTTAACTTTATTCTTGATTTAGGAAAAGTCTATGATATTTTTGGTGAAATGTTAGAGTTTAGAAAGAGCTGATATGATCCAAAATACTTTAAATGAAATTTTATTGAATGAAGAAAATAA
- a CDS encoding PTS transporter subunit EIIC, with protein MSKNIFYDNAVLMIDLLGGKENIKEIQHCATRLRFVLKDDDKFDLEQVKKHPLFKGYKKQENQHQIIIGAGVVDKLYKQIDIVLNNNSIDGELKIENKEPFWRKDVSVKSNLFMISKRGMNSFASIFVPLVPVFIAGGMSLALKSLIGSFAPSSGFTKLLDVIGGAILGSIPAFVGYTAAKKWGGNPYLGMAMGLVLISPGLLNSYSTSTPVLLEFDLGASASAIEEARKSAFSEYLINNGLPVIGPEDEGYLEALNKTVGIYYQVFGGVAGGFFKIKLIGYQAQIVPVLLVLALSVNLEKLLKKITPNVIAILVIPLGTILVSSWLAFWVIGPLGQIIGKGISIGLAGIFKYTNWSFIGFGGMIFAFFYPFLVITGLHQGFLPIETQLLVDSQLKYGHSFSFITPVACVSNIAQGTAALMLIFFVKKDKEQITKASSSAIGGYTGITEPAMFGINLQVKPLFIAAAIGSGIAGWWLGMTHTVANSLGSASWIGLVQFDWTTSHTVEYFNQEGINSVLQSVPMGAHISIAMLISGGVTAGVSTGFLKTKWGKKSLENYLK; from the coding sequence ATGTCAAAAAATATATTTTATGACAATGCTGTACTAATGATTGATTTACTTGGTGGTAAAGAAAATATCAAAGAAATTCAGCATTGTGCAACTAGATTAAGATTTGTATTAAAAGATGATGATAAATTTGATTTAGAGCAAGTTAAAAAGCATCCTTTATTTAAAGGATATAAAAAACAAGAAAATCAACATCAAATTATTATTGGTGCTGGGGTTGTAGATAAACTCTATAAACAAATTGATATTGTTCTTAATAATAATTCTATTGATGGAGAATTAAAAATAGAAAATAAAGAGCCATTTTGGAGAAAAGATGTTTCTGTTAAATCTAATTTATTTATGATTTCAAAAAGGGGAATGAATTCCTTTGCTTCAATTTTTGTACCTTTAGTTCCAGTATTTATTGCTGGGGGTATGTCTTTAGCACTTAAATCATTAATTGGATCATTTGCACCTTCATCAGGTTTTACAAAATTACTTGATGTAATTGGAGGAGCAATATTAGGTTCAATTCCAGCATTTGTAGGTTATACTGCAGCAAAAAAATGGGGAGGAAATCCTTATTTAGGAATGGCAATGGGACTGGTTTTAATATCACCAGGATTATTAAATAGTTATTCAACAAGTACGCCAGTATTATTAGAATTTGATTTAGGAGCTAGTGCAAGTGCAATAGAAGAGGCAAGAAAATCAGCTTTTAGTGAGTACTTAATAAATAATGGTCTGCCTGTTATTGGACCAGAAGATGAAGGGTATTTAGAAGCTTTAAATAAAACAGTAGGTATTTATTATCAAGTGTTTGGCGGAGTTGCTGGAGGATTTTTTAAAATTAAATTAATTGGTTATCAAGCTCAGATAGTTCCGGTTTTATTAGTTTTAGCTCTTTCTGTAAATTTAGAGAAACTATTGAAAAAGATTACTCCAAATGTAATTGCTATATTAGTAATTCCGTTAGGAACAATTTTAGTATCATCATGATTAGCTTTTTGAGTAATTGGACCTTTGGGGCAAATTATTGGAAAAGGAATATCAATTGGTTTAGCAGGAATATTTAAATATACAAATTGAAGTTTTATTGGTTTTGGTGGAATGATCTTTGCCTTCTTCTATCCATTTCTTGTTATTACAGGTTTACATCAAGGATTTTTACCAATTGAAACACAATTATTAGTTGATAGTCAATTAAAATATGGTCATTCATTTTCATTTATAACACCAGTAGCTTGTGTTTCAAATATTGCTCAGGGAACAGCTGCTTTAATGCTAATTTTCTTTGTAAAAAAAGATAAGGAACAAATTACAAAAGCTAGTTCTAGTGCAATTGGAGGATATACTGGTATAACAGAACCAGCAATGTTTGGAATTAACTTACAAGTAAAACCTTTATTTATTGCAGCTGCAATTGGAAGTGGAATTGCTGGTTGATGATTAGGAATGACACACACAGTTGCAAACTCACTTGGAAGTGCAAGTTGAATTGGACTTGTCCAATTTGATTGAACAACTTCACATACTGTTGAATACTTTAATCAAGAAGGAATTAATTCAGTTTTACAATCAGTTCCAATGGGAGCACATATCTCAATTGCCATGTTAATTTCTGGGGGAGTCACTGCGGGGGTAAGTACTGGATTTTTAAAAACTAAATGAGGTAAAAAATCTCTTGAAAATTACTTAAAGTAG
- a CDS encoding SDR family oxidoreductase, which produces MKNKVWFITGASQGFGLIFVKKLLEKGHCVLATSRNPEKIVQEIGKNENLLAVKVDLSKQKELDKAMKQCFDKFGSIDILLNNAGYGQLWTFEETSDEEIRKCFEVNFFGTLNATRAALPYMRQQKSGHIFTTSSVWGYVGDPYISTYAAVKFATDGWTEALSHELENLNIGVSCIKPGGFRTNFLESTSMVTGESKIEDYKTARDAYFDGIAKFNKQQDGDPEKYCDFIINLTNKTTKPPLHIFTGRDAYKKAETKIANLKKDMKILKKEATNLHVK; this is translated from the coding sequence ATGAAAAATAAAGTGTGATTTATTACAGGGGCAAGTCAAGGATTTGGTCTAATATTTGTTAAAAAATTATTAGAAAAAGGACATTGTGTTTTAGCAACAAGTAGAAATCCAGAAAAAATAGTTCAAGAAATTGGCAAAAATGAAAATTTGTTAGCAGTTAAAGTTGACTTATCAAAACAAAAAGAATTGGATAAAGCAATGAAACAATGTTTTGATAAATTTGGTTCAATTGATATTTTACTAAATAATGCGGGATATGGTCAACTATGAACTTTCGAAGAAACTAGTGATGAAGAAATTAGAAAATGTTTTGAAGTCAATTTTTTTGGAACACTAAATGCAACTAGAGCAGCATTGCCATATATGAGACAACAAAAATCAGGACATATTTTTACAACTTCATCTGTTTGAGGATATGTAGGAGATCCCTATATTTCTACTTATGCAGCTGTTAAATTTGCAACTGATGGTTGAACAGAAGCACTAAGTCATGAACTTGAAAATTTAAATATTGGTGTAAGTTGTATAAAACCAGGAGGTTTTAGAACAAACTTTTTAGAATCAACTTCAATGGTTACTGGTGAAAGTAAAATTGAGGACTATAAAACTGCAAGAGATGCTTATTTTGATGGAATTGCAAAATTTAATAAACAACAAGATGGAGATCCAGAAAAATATTGTGACTTTATTATTAATTTAACTAATAAAACTACAAAACCACCTCTTCATATTTTTACAGGTCGAGATGCTTATAAAAAAGCAGAAACTAAAATTGCAAATTTAAAAAAAGATATGAAAATATTAAAAAAAGAAGCTACAAATTTACATGTAAAGTAA
- a CDS encoding ABC transporter permease, translating into MNKLKKQKDVNIKKQISIFNNLSLLLSKSFIKEPKSIIFMLIVPIFFNIMFFFIMGEKAAIGGNGNPNSILFAYTLLPCLTCLTLLAPAVVEWKNSVFLKRIDITGIRKGMFIGALWFVYLIAGIISFILMMIFNLIFSEIYSLALNKNDPTFAKLLGGVHWGYLLLSMILITLTSIALATMFGGLFSSVGSMQGMIMMIYFFSIFLSGIMLPPETFESSKGMIIFTYFIPHKYSVFIFLYATRGWSDKGWDSGFNLHDGSKDFTATWQPVLGAILILIAIFTITTLTFKWTAKK; encoded by the coding sequence ATGAATAAATTAAAAAAACAAAAGGATGTAAATATTAAAAAACAAATTAGTATATTTAATAATTTATCTTTATTACTTTCTAAATCTTTTATTAAAGAACCAAAATCAATAATTTTTATGCTTATTGTTCCAATTTTTTTTAACATTATGTTTTTCTTTATAATGGGTGAAAAAGCAGCTATTGGTGGAAATGGAAATCCTAATTCAATTTTATTCGCCTATACTTTATTGCCTTGTCTTACTTGCTTAACATTATTAGCACCAGCAGTAGTTGAATGAAAAAACTCTGTTTTTTTGAAAAGAATTGATATAACTGGAATCAGAAAAGGGATGTTTATTGGAGCTCTTTGATTTGTCTACTTAATTGCTGGAATAATATCATTTATATTAATGATGATCTTTAATCTAATTTTCTCTGAAATTTATAGTTTAGCTTTAAATAAAAATGATCCTACTTTTGCAAAGCTTTTAGGAGGAGTTCATTGAGGTTATTTATTATTATCAATGATTTTAATAACTTTAACTTCAATTGCTTTAGCAACAATGTTTGGGGGACTATTTAGTTCTGTTGGTTCAATGCAAGGTATGATTATGATGATTTACTTTTTTAGTATATTCTTGTCTGGGATAATGCTACCTCCAGAAACATTTGAATCAAGCAAAGGAATGATTATATTTACATATTTCATTCCTCATAAATATTCAGTTTTTATATTTTTATATGCAACAAGAGGTTGAAGCGATAAGGGATGAGATAGTGGATTTAATTTGCATGATGGTTCAAAAGACTTTACAGCAACATGACAACCAGTACTTGGGGCTATATTGATACTTATTGCAATTTTTACAATTACTACTTTAACTTTTAAATGAACTGCTAAAAAATAA
- a CDS encoding ABC transporter ATP-binding protein, translated as MKTLIEINNISKAFGKKVIFKDFNLEIKEGQKVALMGANGCGKTTLVEMIAQFSKPDSGEIKINLEDNIKQEIGIQLQEGNWPTGITAHNMLDFYKAVYPKLTKEWEEKIKKVFEIDEFIDRPLKKLSGGQRQRFNAMISIMNNPKIIILDELTTGLDMELQFKIIDFFSKNTKEFNQTLLLVSHHPEEVEEMCDRLIIIKDSKVFYDDSIVNTIKKHKSVRALMDKFFKGEI; from the coding sequence ATGAAAACTTTAATAGAAATTAATAATATTTCAAAAGCATTTGGTAAAAAAGTTATCTTTAAAGACTTTAATTTAGAAATAAAAGAGGGTCAAAAGGTGGCTTTAATGGGAGCCAATGGTTGTGGAAAAACTACATTAGTTGAAATGATAGCACAATTTTCTAAACCTGATTCAGGAGAAATTAAAATTAATTTGGAAGACAATATTAAGCAAGAAATTGGAATTCAATTACAAGAAGGTAATTGACCAACAGGGATTACAGCACATAATATGTTGGATTTCTATAAAGCAGTTTATCCAAAATTAACAAAAGAGTGAGAAGAAAAAATTAAAAAAGTTTTTGAAATTGATGAATTTATTGACAGACCTCTTAAAAAATTAAGTGGTGGGCAAAGACAAAGATTTAATGCAATGATTTCAATTATGAATAATCCAAAAATTATAATTCTAGATGAGTTAACAACGGGTTTAGATATGGAATTACAATTTAAAATTATTGATTTCTTTTCAAAAAATACAAAAGAATTTAATCAAACTTTACTGTTAGTTTCCCATCACCCAGAAGAAGTTGAAGAAATGTGTGATCGCTTAATTATAATAAAAGATAGTAAAGTTTTTTATGATGACTCAATAGTCAATACAATTAAAAAACACAAATCAGTTAGAGCTCTAATGGATAAATTCTTTAAGGGAGAAATATAA
- a CDS encoding ABC transporter ATP-binding protein yields MIKINNISKVYQNFELKDVNLEFKSSDIIALIGENGSGKTTLIKSIFNLVKLDSGNIEFDNENLHIWKNLTKISFFSDQNSIPLELTLKQYLWYLSKLNNMKKDIFIKKQEKILKMIEIEDLINKKLKNLSSGQKKKAILAGVLLTEPKFIFFDEPTANLDIDSKIEFLEIIKYLGELKIGMLITSHLAEELQLIANRVILIKKGKILYDEYFDNKKNSIQDIYQKYYTNKKMNIDLLREVYE; encoded by the coding sequence ATGATTAAAATTAATAATATTTCAAAAGTCTATCAAAACTTTGAATTAAAAGATGTAAATTTAGAATTTAAAAGTAGTGATATTATTGCTTTAATTGGGGAAAATGGTTCAGGTAAAACTACTTTAATAAAATCAATATTTAATCTTGTAAAATTAGATTCTGGAAATATAGAATTTGATAATGAGAATTTGCATATTTGAAAAAATTTAACAAAAATATCATTTTTCTCAGATCAAAATAGTATTCCTTTGGAATTGACTTTAAAACAATATCTTTGATATTTATCAAAATTAAATAATATGAAAAAAGATATTTTTATTAAAAAGCAAGAAAAAATATTAAAAATGATTGAGATAGAAGATTTAATAAATAAAAAATTAAAAAATCTTTCATCTGGACAAAAGAAGAAAGCTATTTTAGCAGGTGTATTGCTTACTGAACCAAAATTCATCTTTTTTGATGAACCTACAGCTAACTTGGATATTGATTCAAAAATTGAGTTTTTAGAAATAATTAAGTATCTTGGTGAATTAAAGATAGGGATGCTTATTACAAGTCACTTAGCAGAAGAATTACAACTTATTGCAAATAGAGTAATTTTAATTAAAAAGGGAAAAATTTTATATGATGAATATTTTGATAATAAAAAAAATAGTATTCAAGATATTTATCAAAAATATTATACTAATAAAAAAATGAATATAGATTTGTTGAGGGAAGTTTATGAATAA
- the rpiB gene encoding ribose 5-phosphate isomerase B, with protein sequence MKIAIGSDHVGLVLKEPIKKWFYELGYEIIDVGTNKLERTDYPLFGKEVAKLVANKEVDLGVIFCGTGVGISLAANKIKGIRAVVCSEPYSAKLSKEHNNTNILSLGSRVIGLELAKMIINEWINANFEGGRHQKRIDMY encoded by the coding sequence ATGAAAATAGCAATAGGTAGTGATCATGTTGGTTTGGTTTTAAAAGAACCAATAAAGAAATGATTTTATGAATTAGGTTATGAAATAATTGATGTTGGTACAAATAAACTTGAAAGAACCGACTACCCATTATTTGGAAAAGAGGTTGCAAAATTAGTAGCAAATAAAGAAGTTGATTTAGGTGTTATTTTTTGCGGAACAGGTGTTGGAATATCATTGGCTGCTAATAAAATAAAGGGAATAAGAGCTGTTGTTTGTAGTGAACCTTATAGTGCTAAACTTTCAAAGGAGCATAATAATACAAATATTTTATCATTGGGGTCAAGAGTTATAGGATTAGAACTTGCAAAAATGATAATTAATGAATGAATTAATGCGAATTTTGAGGGTGGAAGACATCAAAAAAGAATAGATATGTATTAA
- a CDS encoding ribulose-phosphate 3-epimerase: MKTKVAVSIYVFNFLEIGKKLDQLVNAGVDWIHVDIMDGNFVNNYALCQKFCKDIKEKYKNLIIDVHLMCLEPQRYIKSFSEAGANHFNFHFESVTNKSHENIINIIKEIKKTGMKAILAINPETNPVVLKPYLKLLDGVMCMAIKPGFNGQKLNEIVYDNLNYLSKYKINSKLNYFIQVDGGVRENTYEKLKLEGAEVLVVGAFINNKEANLKEQLLKIEREL; encoded by the coding sequence ATGAAAACAAAAGTTGCAGTATCTATATATGTATTTAATTTTTTAGAAATAGGTAAAAAACTTGATCAATTAGTTAATGCTGGTGTTGATTGAATTCATGTTGATATAATGGACGGCAATTTTGTAAATAACTATGCTTTATGTCAAAAATTTTGTAAAGATATAAAGGAAAAGTATAAAAATTTAATTATTGATGTTCATTTAATGTGCTTAGAACCGCAAAGATATATTAAATCTTTTTCAGAAGCTGGAGCAAATCATTTTAATTTTCATTTTGAATCAGTTACTAATAAAAGTCACGAAAATATTATTAATATAATTAAAGAGATAAAAAAAACTGGAATGAAAGCAATTTTAGCAATAAATCCAGAAACAAATCCTGTAGTTTTAAAACCATACTTAAAATTACTTGATGGTGTAATGTGCATGGCAATTAAACCAGGATTTAATGGGCAAAAGCTTAATGAAATAGTTTATGATAATTTAAATTATTTGTCAAAATATAAAATAAATAGTAAATTAAATTACTTTATACAAGTTGATGGTGGTGTAAGAGAAAATACATATGAAAAATTAAAGTTAGAGGGAGCTGAAGTTCTTGTAGTTGGAGCATTTATAAATAATAAAGAAGCTAATTTAAAAGAACAATTACTAAAAATTGAAAGGGAATTATAA